In Candidatus Omnitrophota bacterium, a single window of DNA contains:
- a CDS encoding HAD-IB family phosphatase, translated as MKYKLIVFDIDGTITRHVSSWRYIHEKLGLWDVLAKKYQDQFLAGKISYRRFCELDAAHWKDMEVSKLEKVFTSVKYSKNVKRAMKKLKKSGFKLVAISTGLQFIADRVKKELGFDHVIGNRLNIRKGRLTGKVTIKISHGAKGRTVRGILKRFGARAEEMIAVGDSEGDIPMIEIAGYSIAFNSSSGKLSEIVDYNCTSEDFMEVCNKILEVSFPGEDK; from the coding sequence ATGAAATACAAACTTATCGTTTTCGACATAGACGGGACCATAACCAGGCATGTCTCCAGCTGGAGGTACATACACGAGAAGCTCGGGCTCTGGGACGTTCTTGCGAAAAAATATCAGGATCAGTTCCTCGCCGGGAAGATCAGCTACAGAAGGTTCTGCGAGCTTGACGCGGCGCACTGGAAGGATATGGAGGTTTCCAAGCTGGAGAAGGTATTCACGTCCGTCAAGTATTCAAAGAACGTGAAACGCGCGATGAAAAAGCTCAAAAAAAGCGGTTTCAAACTGGTAGCTATTTCCACCGGACTTCAGTTCATAGCGGACCGCGTGAAGAAGGAACTCGGGTTCGACCATGTTATCGGTAACCGGCTCAACATACGAAAGGGCAGGCTTACCGGCAAGGTCACGATAAAGATCAGCCACGGTGCTAAGGGCAGGACCGTGCGGGGGATACTCAAGCGGTTCGGCGCACGGGCTGAGGAAATGATCGCGGTAGGTGACAGCGAGGGGGATATTCCCATGATAGAGATCGCGGGGTATTCCATCGCGTTCAACTCATCAAGCGGGAAGTTATCGGAGATAGTAGATTATAATTGCACTTCGGAGGATTTTATGGAAGTATGTAATAAGATACTCGAGGTGTCTTTTCCTGGGGAGGACAAATGA
- a CDS encoding sodium:proton exchanger, with amino-acid sequence MIQELSTHFNAILTFGIILLAGYVAGRVANFLKLPKVTGYIIAGVLLEPSVTGLLPQKFMAHSSVVNNFALCIITYAIGGSLSFRKIRSLGNTIWVMTIFESVMTFLMISVGLFFLLPLLTRYAGLSVEPVLFLPLAILAGSLGAPTDPTPTLAVKEEYRASGPVTTTILGIGAFDDAMGIMIFSLATAAGAAMVSGSAGGLASAIIKPLGTIFFSILTGGLFALFLLASSRKVQDKGVMVALILGSLFACFGIAQAIGLDELLSTMTFGCVVVNLAKDEDKYFLSVRDYFEEMVFTVFFVIAGANLQLGILKSALAVVIIFVALRVAGKVAGSYTGAVISGAKENVKKYTALGLVPQGGIIVGLALLLKEQPAFSGMATILLNVILGTTVLFEFIGPLLTEIAIKRSEEAGKGE; translated from the coding sequence ATGATACAGGAGCTGAGCACTCACTTCAACGCGATCCTTACCTTCGGGATAATTCTCCTGGCCGGATACGTCGCCGGGAGAGTCGCCAACTTCCTGAAGCTCCCCAAGGTGACCGGTTACATAATAGCGGGGGTTCTTCTCGAGCCTTCGGTCACGGGCCTCCTGCCGCAGAAGTTCATGGCCCACTCCTCCGTGGTCAATAATTTCGCGCTTTGTATCATAACGTATGCAATAGGCGGTTCTTTGTCTTTCAGGAAGATCCGTTCTCTGGGCAACACCATATGGGTGATGACGATATTCGAGTCGGTGATGACCTTTCTTATGATATCGGTGGGGCTTTTCTTTTTGCTTCCCTTGCTTACGCGTTACGCGGGGTTGTCAGTGGAGCCAGTACTTTTCCTGCCGCTGGCGATACTCGCCGGCTCTTTGGGCGCACCCACCGATCCCACGCCGACGCTTGCGGTCAAGGAAGAATACCGGGCGAGCGGACCGGTGACGACCACGATACTCGGTATAGGGGCGTTTGACGACGCCATGGGGATTATGATATTCAGTCTGGCGACGGCCGCGGGTGCTGCCATGGTAAGCGGAAGCGCCGGGGGTCTGGCATCGGCGATCATAAAACCTCTCGGCACCATATTTTTCTCGATCCTGACGGGAGGGCTTTTCGCCCTGTTTTTACTCGCCTCTTCCCGGAAAGTCCAGGACAAGGGAGTCATGGTAGCGCTGATCCTCGGTTCGCTCTTCGCGTGTTTCGGTATCGCGCAGGCCATCGGCCTGGATGAACTGCTTTCAACCATGACCTTCGGTTGCGTGGTCGTGAATCTGGCCAAGGACGAGGATAAGTACTTTCTGTCGGTGAGGGATTATTTCGAGGAGATGGTCTTCACCGTATTTTTCGTCATAGCTGGAGCTAACCTACAGCTGGGTATCCTCAAAAGCGCGCTTGCGGTGGTCATAATCTTCGTCGCTTTGCGTGTCGCCGGCAAGGTCGCCGGTTCCTATACGGGAGCGGTGATATCCGGGGCGAAGGAGAACGTGAAGAAGTACACGGCTCTTGGGCTTGTTCCACAGGGCGGCATAATAGTGGGCCTTGCGCTTCTTCTCAAAGAGCAGCCTGCTTTCAGCGGAATGGCGACGATCCTGCTGAACGTTATACTCGGCACCACGGTCCTTTTTGAGTTTATAGGCCCGTTACTTACCGAAATAGCGATCAAGCGCTCCGAAGAAGCGGGGAAGGGGGAATAA
- a CDS encoding PAS domain S-box protein: protein MTYLIIVQIITLIILVVLARNFLFLRHARRTCHRLIDHINVGYYRYRARDGVILAANKAFVDILELGSPVEDIVGRSLSELLIYVDGEGSIRSKLKQRGELKNYEYRFRTLEGKEKVVIHNSYIVKSPGGEETIEALIEDVTEERRSYQKMKESQQRYEKLFKNSGDMVIICKFDDFIIEEINPVTEVITGFSQEELVGKPFGDFFHPTHRKGLKESREDLLFRGNSRAEAIIVCKNGSYKEVILTLSLVEIKEHRVVLILVKDVSAMARERVEQQKRKKELEEFWKASTEREERIKDLRGELERTKQQLKMKKQKNGSAE, encoded by the coding sequence ATGACTTACCTCATAATCGTGCAGATCATCACTTTGATAATACTGGTGGTCCTAGCCAGGAATTTTCTCTTCCTGCGGCATGCGCGCAGGACATGCCATCGTCTCATAGATCACATCAATGTGGGATACTACAGGTACAGAGCACGCGACGGGGTTATCCTGGCGGCCAACAAGGCTTTCGTGGACATCCTTGAACTTGGCAGTCCGGTCGAAGATATCGTCGGCAGGTCTCTCAGTGAACTTTTGATCTACGTCGATGGGGAAGGCAGCATTCGCAGCAAGCTAAAGCAGCGAGGGGAGCTTAAGAACTATGAGTACCGTTTTCGGACCCTCGAGGGCAAGGAAAAGGTCGTCATACACAATTCCTATATCGTGAAAAGCCCAGGTGGGGAAGAGACGATAGAGGCACTTATAGAGGACGTAACCGAGGAGAGAAGGTCATACCAGAAGATGAAGGAATCCCAGCAGAGGTACGAAAAACTATTTAAAAATTCCGGTGATATGGTGATAATTTGCAAGTTCGATGATTTCATCATTGAAGAGATCAATCCGGTGACCGAGGTCATCACGGGTTTTTCACAGGAGGAGCTTGTCGGCAAACCTTTCGGGGATTTTTTTCATCCGACCCACAGAAAAGGTCTCAAGGAAAGCCGGGAGGACCTGCTTTTCCGGGGGAATTCCCGGGCAGAGGCGATCATAGTATGCAAGAACGGTTCTTACAAGGAGGTCATACTAACGCTCAGTCTGGTGGAGATAAAGGAACACCGGGTCGTACTGATCCTGGTAAAGGACGTATCGGCCATGGCCCGGGAAAGAGTAGAGCAACAGAAGCGCAAAAAGGAGCTTGAAGAGTTCTGGAAGGCTTCCACCGAACGCGAAGAAAGGATAAAGGACCTGAGGGGCGAGCTGGAAAGGACCAAGCAGCAGCTCAAAATGAAGAAGCAGAAAAATGGTTCAGCAGAATAA
- a CDS encoding anaerobic ribonucleoside-triphosphate reductase activating protein, with amino-acid sequence MKIAGLQKLSMVDYPGHVAAAIFLQGCNFRCGYCHNPELIPLNRESAYNEKDILDYLEKNENMLEGVVITGGEPLIHGDLPEFTSRIKQKGFRLKLDTNGSDPAGLEDLFRGHLLDYVAVDVKTSLGKYSLLTDVKDIEELISSSVHLTMLSTIPYEFRITCVPGIVEEEDIRSIAELLKGAKKCSLQQFSPGISYQESFQKRAPYGKEVLSGFRDILLDKVEQVDMRGI; translated from the coding sequence ATGAAGATAGCAGGGTTACAAAAGCTGTCAATGGTTGATTATCCCGGGCATGTCGCCGCGGCGATATTCCTCCAGGGTTGTAACTTCAGGTGCGGCTATTGCCATAACCCCGAACTGATACCGCTCAACAGGGAATCTGCGTATAACGAAAAGGATATCCTGGATTATCTCGAAAAAAACGAGAACATGCTCGAAGGCGTGGTAATTACAGGCGGCGAACCCCTGATCCACGGGGATCTTCCGGAGTTCACCTCCAGGATCAAACAGAAGGGGTTTCGCCTTAAGCTGGATACCAACGGTTCCGATCCCGCGGGGCTTGAAGACCTTTTCAGGGGGCACTTATTGGATTATGTGGCGGTGGACGTGAAAACATCGCTCGGTAAATATTCTCTGTTAACGGACGTGAAGGATATCGAGGAACTTATATCCTCAAGCGTGCATCTAACAATGCTCTCAACGATACCCTATGAGTTCCGTATAACGTGCGTACCCGGTATAGTAGAAGAGGAGGACATACGTTCCATAGCTGAACTCCTCAAGGGGGCAAAAAAATGCTCCCTCCAGCAGTTCAGCCCCGGGATAAGCTACCAGGAGAGTTTTCAGAAGAGAGCCCCCTACGGTAAGGAAGTTCTCTCAGGCTTCCGGGATATCCTGCTCGATAAGGTCGAACAGGTGGATATGCGGGGGATATAA
- a CDS encoding DUF72 domain-containing protein yields the protein MDIRIGCCGFPVKREEYFSKFRVMEVQKTFYSPPRVETLRRWRMEATKGFEFTLKAWQVITHEAASPTYRRLKKHPDNWKKSNYGSFKPTDEVFGAWEETEKAAAALGAGIIVFQCPPSFLPTELNKKNLRRFFRTIDRGGYTFVWEVRGDWKEEEVKALCEELDLVHCVDPFKAKIERGRIRYFRMHGIGGYRYKYTGMDLKKLRDFCESEIEKAGDRHAYVLFNNISMMHDAMRFKWIIENTGRIKEINTDFIKSLCHRIEYDEEDEKVERLSREAERIVSLILHTDYARVDIEIEKSKLRELCRQLFPDKEYLYEMIYSQRFDRLWEQFREIEKGE from the coding sequence GTGGACATAAGGATAGGTTGTTGCGGATTTCCCGTAAAAAGGGAAGAATATTTCAGTAAATTCCGTGTAATGGAGGTGCAGAAGACCTTTTACAGTCCTCCGCGTGTGGAGACCCTGCGGAGATGGCGCATGGAGGCCACGAAGGGTTTCGAGTTCACGCTCAAGGCTTGGCAGGTAATAACGCATGAGGCGGCAAGTCCGACCTACCGGAGGCTTAAGAAGCACCCCGATAACTGGAAAAAGTCCAACTACGGGTCCTTTAAACCCACAGATGAGGTTTTCGGCGCTTGGGAAGAGACCGAGAAGGCCGCAGCCGCCCTCGGGGCCGGCATCATAGTCTTCCAGTGTCCGCCTTCCTTCCTGCCGACCGAGCTTAACAAGAAGAATCTCAGGAGGTTCTTCCGCACGATCGACAGGGGAGGGTATACCTTCGTCTGGGAGGTTCGTGGCGACTGGAAAGAAGAAGAAGTGAAGGCCCTCTGTGAAGAACTCGACCTTGTGCACTGCGTGGACCCCTTCAAGGCGAAGATCGAAAGAGGCCGCATAAGGTATTTCCGGATGCACGGGATCGGGGGGTATCGGTATAAATACACGGGCATGGACCTTAAGAAACTAAGGGATTTCTGCGAGAGTGAAATAGAGAAAGCGGGTGACCGCCACGCATATGTCCTGTTCAATAATATCTCCATGATGCATGACGCTATGAGGTTCAAATGGATCATAGAGAATACCGGCAGAATAAAGGAGATCAATACCGATTTCATAAAGAGCCTGTGCCACCGCATAGAGTACGATGAGGAGGATGAAAAGGTCGAGAGGCTGAGCCGTGAGGCCGAGCGGATAGTATCGCTGATACTTCATACAGATTATGCCAGGGTGGATATAGAGATCGAAAAATCCAAGTTGCGCGAACTCTGCAGGCAACTTTTCCCGGACAAGGAATACCTTTACGAGATGATCTACAGCCAGAGGTTCGACCGCTTGTGGGAACAGTTCAGGGAGATCGAAAAAGGAGAATAG
- a CDS encoding STAS domain-containing protein, with the protein MAELISNEKTGDINLVRFSFNEITREQREQIKRKLQDLMDSGEKKFIIDLDGVGFVSSLVIATIIFFAKQVRENGGTIKISGLSNEAFSIFQLTQLDRILELYETEHDALESFKNID; encoded by the coding sequence ATGGCTGAACTTATTTCCAATGAAAAGACAGGCGATATCAATCTCGTAAGATTCTCGTTCAACGAGATCACACGTGAGCAGAGGGAACAGATCAAGCGTAAACTCCAGGATCTGATGGACTCCGGGGAAAAGAAGTTCATTATCGACCTAGACGGTGTGGGTTTCGTTTCATCGCTGGTTATCGCCACCATAATCTTCTTCGCCAAACAGGTGAGGGAAAACGGCGGCACCATCAAGATAAGCGGCCTGTCCAACGAAGCTTTCAGTATATTTCAGCTGACCCAGCTTGACAGGATCCTGGAATTATACGAAACGGAGCATGACGCCCTGGAAAGCTTTAAGAACATTGACTGA
- a CDS encoding protein-L-isoaspartate(D-aspartate) O-methyltransferase: protein MTKRILIICAFFMLAGACCAQEDPFLEERLRMVDKQIRMRGIQDPEVLEAMRQVKRHLFVPEHIRGLSYEDTPLPIGYDQTISQPYIVAYMTELAGLEADDKVLEIGTGSGYQAAVLARMVDQVYTIEIVKPLAESARKRFRELGIDNVNVRWGDGYKGWPDQAPFDAVIVTAAPPEIPEELVEQLKIGGRMVVPVGRFFQKINLIIRTEQGIEKRELLPVRFVPMVRSEKE from the coding sequence ATGACAAAGAGAATTTTGATAATATGCGCGTTCTTTATGCTTGCAGGAGCATGTTGTGCCCAGGAGGACCCTTTCCTCGAAGAGAGGCTGAGGATGGTTGATAAACAGATCCGGATGCGGGGGATACAGGATCCGGAAGTCCTCGAGGCCATGCGCCAGGTGAAGCGGCACCTATTCGTCCCCGAACATATACGCGGGCTTTCCTATGAAGATACACCTCTGCCCATAGGTTATGACCAGACGATATCACAGCCTTACATCGTGGCGTACATGACGGAACTGGCCGGACTGGAGGCCGATGACAAGGTGCTGGAGATAGGCACCGGGTCCGGTTACCAGGCGGCGGTACTTGCCCGCATGGTTGATCAGGTCTATACCATAGAGATAGTAAAGCCCCTTGCCGAATCTGCCCGTAAGAGGTTTCGCGAGCTCGGTATCGATAACGTGAACGTCAGATGGGGCGACGGGTACAAGGGGTGGCCCGACCAGGCGCCTTTTGATGCGGTGATCGTCACGGCCGCTCCGCCGGAGATACCGGAGGAACTTGTGGAACAGCTCAAGATCGGCGGCAGGATGGTGGTCCCGGTGGGCCGGTTCTTTCAGAAGATCAATCTGATAATCAGAACAGAGCAAGGCATTGAGAAAAGAGAGCTTTTGCCGGTAAGGTTCGTTCCCATGGTTCGTTCCGAAAAAGAATAA
- a CDS encoding SpoIIE family protein phosphatase, with amino-acid sequence MRKISFKAKITLTFLATYTILSLYLIGLFYVKAVLVQKENLRQKLMELSTLGTRIVPASLVEKIVPTRSNMNSAEYLELRSKLQSIMNVHPDIADVYVLVNTRSPGIMKFVANADEEELVDCGEQFDVTRYPQLVKAVHGPSADHRVLSDRWGDWLSGYAPIRDKADDAIAILGIDISAETIAQMRRTVLVNAVYVFLVGVVISILAGNLASWWLTKPIKALMKGMDQICSGNLDYAIPVRSSDEIGKLAGNFNKMARELKKYIQDLTEVTSEKERLNRELEIAAELQKAMLPHYNLDIEEIDLAGLSLPAREVGGDYFDYMDNDGRNIGFVIADATGKGLYSSIFMTNSRSIFKIMTTEETSPGKVIERTNDLVIREMGSSSSSMFITMFYGIYDKDTSVFRYSNAGHNPPLFIESESSRIELLKPHGYPIGIMEEQKYADSQVHMEKGDLMVLYTDGVVEAMNSKKEMYGLSRLSQVVLESRHLPAQELVNNIRESVFKFTADLAQFDDLTLLVFRVK; translated from the coding sequence ATGCGAAAGATAAGCTTTAAGGCAAAGATAACCCTTACGTTCCTTGCCACATACACGATACTTTCCCTCTACCTCATAGGCCTTTTCTACGTAAAGGCCGTTCTTGTCCAGAAGGAGAACCTCCGCCAGAAGCTTATGGAGCTTTCAACGCTGGGCACCAGGATAGTCCCGGCCTCTCTTGTCGAAAAGATAGTTCCCACCCGGTCCAACATGAATTCAGCCGAATATCTGGAGCTCCGCAGCAAGCTCCAGAGCATAATGAACGTGCATCCTGACATAGCCGATGTATACGTCCTTGTAAATACCCGCTCTCCCGGGATCATGAAGTTCGTCGCCAACGCTGATGAAGAGGAACTTGTCGATTGCGGGGAACAGTTCGATGTTACCCGTTACCCGCAACTGGTGAAAGCCGTACACGGACCTTCCGCGGACCACAGGGTGCTTTCCGACAGGTGGGGGGACTGGCTTTCGGGTTATGCGCCCATACGCGATAAAGCTGATGATGCGATCGCGATTCTGGGTATCGACATATCAGCCGAGACCATAGCCCAGATGCGCCGGACGGTCCTGGTCAACGCCGTGTATGTCTTCCTGGTAGGAGTGGTCATATCCATTCTTGCGGGGAACCTCGCCTCCTGGTGGCTCACCAAACCGATCAAAGCACTTATGAAGGGCATGGACCAGATCTGTTCTGGGAACCTTGATTATGCGATACCCGTCAGGTCTTCTGATGAGATAGGGAAGCTTGCCGGAAATTTCAATAAAATGGCCAGGGAGCTTAAAAAATACATACAGGACCTTACGGAGGTGACCAGCGAGAAGGAAAGGCTCAACAGGGAGCTTGAGATCGCGGCGGAGCTCCAGAAAGCGATGCTACCCCATTACAATCTCGATATCGAGGAAATAGACCTGGCCGGACTGAGCCTGCCGGCCAGGGAAGTCGGGGGCGATTATTTCGACTACATGGACAATGACGGGAGGAACATAGGTTTCGTGATAGCCGATGCTACCGGGAAGGGTCTTTACAGCTCGATCTTCATGACCAATTCGAGGAGTATCTTCAAGATAATGACCACCGAGGAGACCTCTCCCGGCAAGGTGATAGAAAGGACCAATGACCTGGTCATAAGAGAGATGGGCTCAAGTTCCTCGTCGATGTTCATCACCATGTTCTACGGGATCTATGACAAGGATACAAGTGTTTTCAGGTATTCCAACGCCGGGCATAATCCGCCCCTGTTCATAGAGAGCGAAAGCTCCCGCATAGAGCTTTTAAAGCCCCACGGCTATCCGATCGGTATAATGGAGGAGCAGAAATATGCCGACAGCCAGGTGCATATGGAAAAGGGCGATCTGATGGTGCTTTATACCGACGGTGTGGTCGAGGCCATGAATTCGAAGAAGGAAATGTACGGATTGAGCCGCCTCAGCCAGGTGGTTCTGGAATCCAGGCATCTTCCGGCACAGGAGCTGGTCAATAATATCCGTGAGAGCGTTTTCAAGTTCACTGCCGACCTGGCGCAGTTCGATGACCTCACGCTTCTGGTCTTCCGCGTCAAGTGA
- a CDS encoding phospholipid carrier-dependent glycosyltransferase, whose amino-acid sequence MISMSGKDNTRLILFLVAVFAILSLYTWKPKICFNPDELFYYKSTQSIREVKDLYAPEYFGERRFQKPPLFYSAVLLSFKLLGTSWFSARLVSVFSSILVLLATYMLGVRMFGREKAFYATGSLATTVLFFRFGRIVLPEMMLIFFMTASFYLAYTAFSLSKHGYFYASFALMGAGTLVKGPVAFVLPGAALAVFYLVNRRRFTLPTVPWAAGALIVFSAFLVWAVPAVLIYGRQFLDHMATVEMDRFTEKISFGSPWRLFWHYSVKLLFYVPVLFAQYLPWSVLLPAGLVIIRKYPRGKELSLERSFLLCWILAGFVLYTLVPAKRAHYVLSLFPALSLYLVSFFDFGAAIVRKAFRRLLVAALAVYFLTVVMVFPMIFIDGVDRLSMELEKQLKKRRAPVAVSWRLDPQEVELYIDERVIVLWEVNLGRTAKALDPRLEQALSSGGGSGTLFYLVMAQTEYRLYRESFISRLEKVRGKDLSFSRLYGDSFWRKRILFGELLRNILDDPSGAARYFNEAFREKVYLFAVKEN is encoded by the coding sequence ATGATAAGCATGTCCGGAAAAGACAATACAAGACTGATCCTGTTCCTGGTCGCGGTATTTGCGATACTTTCACTCTATACATGGAAACCCAAGATATGTTTCAACCCGGATGAACTTTTTTATTACAAAAGCACCCAATCGATCAGGGAAGTAAAGGACCTTTACGCTCCGGAGTATTTCGGTGAGCGCCGTTTCCAGAAACCGCCCCTTTTTTATTCCGCCGTCCTCCTGTCTTTCAAACTGCTGGGGACCAGCTGGTTCTCGGCCAGATTGGTATCGGTCTTTTCCTCGATACTGGTGCTTTTAGCCACGTATATGCTTGGGGTGAGGATGTTCGGCCGCGAGAAGGCTTTTTACGCGACGGGATCGCTTGCCACCACCGTGCTTTTTTTCAGGTTCGGTAGGATCGTTCTTCCCGAAATGATGCTCATTTTTTTTATGACCGCATCCTTCTATCTGGCCTATACCGCTTTTTCTCTTAGTAAACACGGTTATTTCTACGCCTCTTTCGCTTTAATGGGCGCGGGGACCCTTGTAAAGGGCCCGGTGGCCTTTGTGTTGCCGGGTGCCGCTTTGGCGGTCTTCTATCTGGTTAACAGGCGAAGGTTCACTCTCCCTACGGTCCCGTGGGCGGCGGGGGCGCTCATAGTTTTTTCAGCTTTCCTGGTATGGGCGGTGCCGGCGGTACTGATCTACGGCAGGCAGTTTCTGGATCATATGGCAACCGTCGAGATGGACCGATTCACCGAAAAGATCAGCTTTGGGAGCCCGTGGCGGCTTTTCTGGCACTATTCGGTCAAGCTTTTGTTCTATGTCCCGGTCCTGTTCGCGCAGTACCTTCCCTGGTCGGTGCTTTTACCGGCCGGGTTGGTGATCATCAGGAAGTATCCGAGGGGGAAGGAACTTTCCCTTGAGCGAAGTTTCCTGCTTTGCTGGATCCTGGCCGGTTTTGTCCTTTACACGCTGGTACCTGCAAAACGCGCCCACTACGTTCTGTCCCTTTTCCCGGCGCTATCGTTGTATCTGGTGTCCTTTTTCGATTTTGGGGCCGCCATTGTCAGGAAGGCTTTCAGGAGGTTGCTTGTAGCTGCCCTTGCGGTTTATTTCTTGACCGTTGTCATGGTGTTCCCTATGATATTCATTGACGGGGTCGACCGTCTTTCGATGGAACTGGAAAAACAGCTTAAGAAGCGGCGCGCTCCCGTGGCGGTTTCCTGGAGGCTGGATCCGCAGGAAGTGGAGCTCTATATAGATGAGAGAGTGATCGTTCTGTGGGAGGTGAATCTGGGCCGTACAGCGAAAGCGTTAGATCCGCGCCTTGAACAAGCGCTATCCTCCGGGGGCGGGTCGGGAACGCTTTTTTACCTGGTCATGGCACAGACGGAATACCGGCTTTACCGGGAAAGCTTCATATCCCGCCTGGAAAAGGTCCGCGGGAAGGACCTTTCCTTCAGCCGGCTTTATGGGGACAGTTTCTGGAGGAAGAGGATATTGTTCGGCGAGTTGCTGCGAAATATTCTGGACGATCCCTCCGGGGCCGCCAGGTACTTTAACGAGGCTTTCAGGGAAAAGGTTTACCTGTTCGCAGTAAAAGAGAACTGA
- a CDS encoding response regulator — MEQDKKKIIVAEDSRELCDLLKCILEGEGYAVDFVHDGFSLIKYLKQTQDVDVIILDLIMPDKGGISIFDTIRSVAPASRLIIYTGYTSYRHSVFAREADAFINKTEGPEKLIETLRELLEG; from the coding sequence ATGGAACAGGACAAGAAAAAGATCATAGTGGCCGAGGACAGCCGCGAACTGTGCGATCTTCTCAAGTGCATACTGGAAGGGGAAGGATACGCGGTGGATTTCGTTCATGACGGTTTTTCCCTGATAAAATACCTCAAGCAAACGCAGGACGTGGATGTCATAATACTCGACCTTATAATGCCCGATAAAGGCGGAATAAGCATATTCGACACCATCCGCTCGGTAGCCCCCGCTTCAAGACTGATAATTTACACCGGCTACACCAGTTACAGGCACTCGGTCTTCGCCAGGGAGGCCGACGCCTTTATCAACAAGACAGAGGGCCCGGAAAAGCTCATCGAGACTTTAAGGGAACTTTTGGAAGGATGA